One Acidimicrobiales bacterium genomic window carries:
- a CDS encoding DUF4031 domain-containing protein, producing MTVLVDEAVWPWRGARWAHLVSDESVAELHAFARRLGLRRMAFQGDHYDIPTDVRERALALGAEAVRGRDLVRRLRAAGLRLAAPDRPGSWEEVGRWSAPGSRPDLGSMDLVVPGDLAEAFQGVDARWTSVDVVAFHRLVSQRWAEVALVVDDDEGVVLVGDVPAGVEVRCHDDRLVELLTPRRRETR from the coding sequence ATGACCGTGCTGGTCGATGAGGCCGTGTGGCCCTGGCGGGGCGCCCGATGGGCGCACCTGGTGAGCGACGAGAGCGTCGCCGAGCTACACGCGTTCGCCCGTCGTCTGGGCCTGCGGCGTATGGCTTTCCAAGGAGACCACTACGACATCCCCACAGACGTGCGTGAGCGGGCCCTTGCCTTGGGCGCCGAGGCGGTCCGTGGGCGGGACCTGGTTCGGCGCTTGCGGGCTGCCGGGCTCCGTCTTGCCGCTCCAGATCGACCGGGTTCGTGGGAGGAGGTTGGCCGGTGGTCGGCTCCGGGGAGCCGACCTGACCTCGGTTCGATGGATCTGGTAGTGCCGGGTGATCTAGCCGAGGCATTTCAAGGGGTAGACGCGCGTTGGACGTCTGTCGACGTGGTGGCGTTTCATCGACTGGTTTCTCAGCGATGGGCGGAAGTCGCTCTGGTGGTGGACGACGACGAGGGCGTGGTGCTGGTGGGCGACGTGCCCGCAGGTGTGGAGGTCCGGTGCCATGACGACCGTTTGGTCGAGTTGTTGACCCCACGTCGGAGGGAGACGCGATGA
- a CDS encoding methyltransferase domain-containing protein: MGTIEELPGLDGVDEGTRGTVVNHRMREVTELVAGAGVEAGTWDGSLVGEVRTLFDSLAPDWTATRDHPSRNAPLLDALDRGAVAGRTVLELGAGTCISARDLRDRFDCYVAADLSWGMLSHAVDGAPPLMCADGSALPLADSIVDVLILQNMFLFAAEVDRCLADDGFVVWVNSRGPETPIHLSCEAVVASLESATGSSWRAVTSTVGEATWAVVRRESRNAAR, from the coding sequence GTGGGCACGATCGAGGAACTGCCTGGCCTTGACGGGGTCGACGAGGGCACCCGGGGAACAGTGGTCAACCACCGGATGCGCGAGGTCACCGAACTGGTGGCCGGAGCCGGTGTTGAAGCGGGCACATGGGACGGCTCGCTGGTCGGTGAGGTCCGGACGTTGTTTGACTCACTGGCCCCGGACTGGACGGCGACCCGTGACCATCCGAGTCGCAACGCGCCGTTACTGGATGCCCTGGACCGGGGAGCGGTGGCCGGGCGGACGGTGCTCGAGCTGGGTGCCGGGACGTGCATATCGGCACGTGACCTGCGGGATCGGTTCGATTGCTACGTGGCGGCTGACCTTTCGTGGGGGATGCTCAGCCACGCGGTGGACGGAGCGCCACCGCTGATGTGCGCCGATGGTTCAGCTCTGCCTTTGGCCGACAGCATCGTCGACGTCCTGATCCTGCAGAACATGTTCCTGTTCGCCGCTGAGGTCGACCGGTGCCTAGCTGACGACGGTTTCGTGGTCTGGGTGAATAGCCGGGGACCGGAGACGCCGATCCACCTGTCATGTGAGGCAGTGGTGGCGTCGCTCGAATCGGCCACCGGATCGTCGTGGCGGGCCGTCACCTCGACCGTAGGTGAAGCCACGTGGGCTGTGGTGCGTCGAGAATCTAGGAACGCGGCGCGCTGA
- the dut gene encoding dUTP diphosphatase, translating to MLKIPLLRLVDDLPLPTYAREGDAGADLVAAEDVTLAPGGGRALVSTGAAIAIPWGYAGFVQPRSGLALKHGVTCLNTPGLIDSGYRGELKVLLVNTDPADPFEVVRGERIAQLVIQRVEECRFAEVDELPPSERGEGGFGSTGR from the coding sequence GTGCTCAAGATTCCCCTGCTTCGACTGGTTGATGACCTGCCCCTTCCGACCTATGCCCGCGAGGGTGACGCTGGAGCGGATCTGGTGGCCGCCGAGGACGTCACGTTGGCGCCCGGCGGGGGTCGCGCCCTGGTGTCCACCGGCGCGGCCATCGCCATCCCTTGGGGGTACGCCGGGTTCGTTCAGCCCCGCAGCGGTCTGGCGCTGAAACACGGCGTGACCTGTCTGAACACGCCGGGCCTCATCGACTCGGGCTACCGGGGGGAGCTGAAGGTCCTGCTCGTCAACACCGATCCCGCCGATCCCTTTGAAGTGGTTCGCGGCGAACGCATCGCCCAACTGGTGATCCAGCGGGTCGAGGAATGCCGATTCGCCGAGGTCGACGAGCTCCCTCCATCTGAACGGGGCGAGGGCGGCTTCGGGTCGACCGGCCGCTGA
- the orn gene encoding oligoribonuclease — MLAWMDLEMTGLDLESDVIVEIATLVTDDDLTIVAEGPDLVVHQPPEVLDRMGDFVRTMHTKSGLLDAITASSTTLAEAGDATMAFLKQHIPEAQTVPLCGNSIGTDRRFLLRWLPEIEEFLHYRSVDVSTVKELARRWHPEAVKSAPEKAGGHRAMDDIRESVAELRHYRAALFPSSPDA; from the coding sequence GTGCTGGCATGGATGGACCTCGAGATGACCGGACTGGATCTCGAGTCCGACGTAATCGTCGAGATCGCGACCCTGGTCACCGACGACGACCTCACCATCGTGGCCGAGGGCCCGGACCTGGTGGTCCACCAGCCACCCGAGGTTCTGGACCGCATGGGCGACTTCGTGAGGACCATGCACACCAAGAGCGGCCTGCTGGACGCCATTACCGCCTCGTCAACCACGTTGGCCGAAGCTGGCGATGCCACGATGGCCTTCCTCAAGCAACATATTCCCGAAGCCCAAACCGTGCCGCTGTGCGGCAACTCGATCGGTACCGACCGACGCTTCCTACTCCGTTGGCTTCCCGAGATCGAGGAGTTCCTGCACTACCGGTCGGTCGACGTGTCGACTGTCAAGGAACTAGCCCGGCGCTGGCACCCGGAGGCCGTCAAGTCGGCACCCGAGAAGGCCGGCGGCCACCGGGCCATGGACGACATCCGGGAATCGGTGGCCGAACTGCGCCACTACCGAGCGGCGCTCTTTCCCTCCTCGCCCGACGCCTGA
- a CDS encoding MBL fold metallo-hydrolase, which yields MTDPSCSHTDQPQDRPVRQEQEPASTEVTELASGLYRLQLPISMPGLGHVNCYALEDTDGFTLVDPGLPSLESWNALGHLLAQLGTDHSRVHTAVVTHSHPDHFGGVHRLRDDHGTRVLTHADFRSVWMDMAIDEEMDSGDLDLADDEDLERVRSMMSRPTPWGATRSAPPATELRKWSEMDVTGGSKSWRVPEPSDTVVDGEEVLLGGRTWLAVHTPGHTHDHLCLYDPADGILLSGDHVLPTITPHINGIGPMDDPLATFFRSLERMKELPGLEHVLPAHGHPFTNVAERVDHIIDHHGERLDVIREAGEDMGSGTVEAFMQRLFKERSWGDMAASETYAHLEHLRILGQATRDEVAGQTMYSTS from the coding sequence GTGACCGACCCCTCCTGTTCCCATACCGATCAGCCACAAGATCGGCCGGTCCGGCAGGAGCAGGAACCAGCCTCGACCGAGGTCACCGAACTGGCCTCCGGGCTATACCGGCTTCAGCTCCCTATCTCGATGCCCGGCCTCGGCCACGTCAACTGTTACGCGCTTGAGGACACCGACGGATTCACCCTGGTGGACCCCGGCCTGCCCAGCCTCGAGTCGTGGAACGCCCTCGGCCACCTTCTGGCTCAGCTGGGCACCGACCACAGTCGGGTCCACACCGCGGTGGTCACCCACAGTCACCCCGATCACTTCGGCGGTGTACACCGTCTCCGCGATGACCACGGCACCCGGGTCCTTACCCACGCCGACTTCCGATCGGTGTGGATGGACATGGCGATCGACGAGGAGATGGACTCCGGCGACCTGGATCTGGCCGACGACGAGGACCTCGAACGGGTCCGATCCATGATGAGCCGCCCCACCCCATGGGGCGCTACCCGATCCGCACCACCGGCCACTGAACTTCGCAAGTGGTCGGAGATGGACGTGACCGGTGGATCGAAGTCATGGCGTGTCCCCGAGCCGTCCGACACGGTGGTCGACGGCGAGGAGGTCTTGCTCGGCGGGCGAACCTGGCTGGCCGTCCACACCCCGGGCCACACGCACGACCACCTCTGCCTCTACGACCCGGCCGACGGGATCCTGCTCTCGGGAGACCACGTACTACCTACCATCACCCCCCACATCAACGGCATCGGCCCAATGGACGATCCGTTGGCCACCTTCTTCCGCTCGTTGGAACGGATGAAGGAGCTCCCCGGGCTGGAGCACGTCCTACCGGCGCACGGTCACCCGTTCACCAACGTGGCCGAGAGGGTGGACCACATCATCGACCACCACGGGGAACGTCTCGACGTCATCCGTGAGGCCGGCGAAGACATGGGATCAGGCACCGTGGAAGCCTTCATGCAACGACTCTTCAAGGAGCGTTCGTGGGGCGACATGGCGGCTAGCGAGACCTACGCCCACCTCGAGCACCTGCGAATCCTGGGCCAGGCGACCCGGGACGAAGTCGCAGGTCAGACAATGTATTCGACCAGCTGA
- a CDS encoding WhiB family transcriptional regulator, whose amino-acid sequence MQETLIYERETWRQQAACERLGVPTAVFFSDDIGDIVQAKNICAECPVLESCLEGAIRRREPWGVWGGQLFRNGHILATKRRRGRPSNVPRPEEQLPVVPIPLRIQQELLSA is encoded by the coding sequence ATGCAAGAAACACTGATCTACGAACGAGAGACCTGGCGCCAACAGGCCGCCTGTGAACGCCTCGGCGTCCCCACCGCGGTCTTCTTCAGCGACGACATCGGGGACATCGTGCAGGCCAAGAACATCTGCGCCGAATGCCCGGTGCTCGAGTCGTGCCTCGAAGGCGCCATCCGCCGCCGAGAGCCATGGGGCGTGTGGGGCGGACAGCTGTTTCGTAACGGCCACATCCTGGCCACCAAGCGTCGCCGGGGTCGCCCCTCCAATGTGCCGCGCCCCGAGGAGCAGCTGCCCGTCGTGCCCATCCCGTTGCGCATCCAGCAGGAGCTGCTCTCGGCTTGA
- a CDS encoding TlpA disulfide reductase family protein, protein MPRIPVGLLLMGLFLVGLSASTVGCAEDPETVVDVTSMPFELWTGKTTTLDDLTDSDDRPVVVNLWATWCTPCLKEMPVLQTAHERGSGQVRFVGINVSDSPTRAAQRADELEITYLQGRDPDGEFSAALSTVGLPVTAFVDRGGDLVYVHHGSLDADELAEAIREYLEPTR, encoded by the coding sequence GTGCCTCGTATCCCTGTCGGTCTGCTCCTCATGGGGCTGTTCCTCGTGGGGCTGTCGGCGTCCACCGTCGGCTGTGCCGAGGACCCTGAGACCGTCGTCGACGTGACCTCGATGCCCTTCGAACTCTGGACCGGGAAGACCACCACGCTGGACGACCTGACCGACAGCGACGATCGACCCGTCGTGGTGAACCTTTGGGCCACGTGGTGTACACCGTGCCTCAAGGAGATGCCCGTCCTGCAGACCGCCCACGAGAGGGGTTCTGGGCAGGTCCGGTTCGTAGGCATCAACGTCAGCGACTCACCCACCCGGGCGGCCCAGCGGGCCGACGAACTCGAGATCACCTACCTTCAGGGTCGTGATCCCGATGGAGAGTTCTCCGCAGCCCTCAGCACCGTCGGCCTGCCGGTGACCGCCTTCGTAGACCGAGGGGGCGATCTGGTCTATGTCCACCATGGGTCGCTTGATGCCGACGAACTGGCCGAAGCCATCAGGGAGTATCTGGAGCCGACCCGATGA